The DNA segment CGGTTTTTCTTAGAGTTATTCAACAAGTTTTCTTCGTTCAAAACCTTGGTAACGTGTACCTTGGAATGTTAAAGTACCTAAATCTTCTTCAGCAAGCATGCCGTACTCTTTCCCGTTCATTTTTAACTCCATACGATCACCACTGTCCATTTGGAACGTCACATAATAGCTAGTTCTAGCGGATGAATCTCCTGCGCCTCCAGATGTCCTAGAACGTTTGGTGACAACTTCTGCAGGAACAGTAAGAATAGCCGACTGATTGTTAGAACTCCATTCACCTAG comes from the Paenisporosarcina antarctica genome and includes:
- a CDS encoding DUF2500 domain-containing protein, yielding MPIESMSTGFDLFNTMVVIVPLIIIGVFVFILIKELGEWSSNNQSAILTVPAEVVTKRSRTSGGAGDSSARTSYYVTFQMDSGDRMELKMNGKEYGMLAEEDLGTLTFQGTRYQGFERRKLVE